A region of Salvelinus alpinus chromosome 24, SLU_Salpinus.1, whole genome shotgun sequence DNA encodes the following proteins:
- the LOC139552168 gene encoding cholesterol 25-hydroxylase-like protein 2, translating to MNPLRLLDFSWDTMSAGGLFSGVSLPWMSHLTVANLTLTLGLGLPEQSVLQPAWDYLLQHHQAELRSPLFPVVISVSTYLLLVTLYTLLDLLAPSWPALNSYKLHPDRPVTWDNIWTTLYLTAYNHLVYIFPAAVGQWLWRPPIPLPRDAPTLMSFLLGILGCMVVFDFQFYLWHLLHHRVPWLYRTFHAMHHQYLQPFSLVTQYVSAWELISSGFWTTVDPLLLQCHCLTAWGFMVFTICVSTEDHCGYDFPWSLHRLVPFGLWGGPPKHDAHHRMPGTNFAPFFSHWDWLGGTNMVPTPSKDKYVEEGLKGKKDKGA from the coding sequence ATGAATCCTCTGAGACTATTAGACTTTAGTTGGGACACAATGAGTGCAGGCGGTTTGTTCAGTGGTGTGTCTCTCCCCTGGATGTCTCACCTGACCGTGGCtaacctgaccctgaccctgggtCTGGGGCTCCCGGAGCAGTCCGTCCTCCAGCCGGCGTGGGACTACCTCCTGCAGCACCACCAGGCTGAGCTGCGGAGCCCTCTGTTTCCTGTGgtcatctctgtctctacctacCTTCTTCTGGTGACCCTCTACACCCTGCTAGACCTCCTGGCCCCCAGCTGGCCAGCCCTCAACAGCTACAAGCTCCACCCAGACAGACCTGTCACCTGGGACAACATCTGGACCACCCTGTATCTCACAGCCTACAACCACCTGGTCTATATCTTCCCTGCTGCTGTGGGCCAGTGGCTGTGGAGGCCTCCTATCCCGCTCCCCCGTGACGCACCCACTCTAATGAGCTTCCTCCTGGGCATCCTGGGGTGCATGGTGGTCTTTGACTTCCAGTTCTACCTTTGGCATCTTCTACACCACAGAGTCCCATGGCTGTACCGTACCTTCCATGCCATGCACCACCAGTACCTTCAGCCCTTCAGCCTGGTTACCCAGTATGTGTCCGCCTGGGAGCTGATCAGCTCGGGCTTCTGGACCACTGTGGACCCCCTCCTGCTGCAGTGCCACTGCCTGACCGCTTGGGGCTTCATGGTGTTCACCATATGTGTGTCCACTGAGGACCACTGTGGCTACGACTTCCCTTGGTCGCTGCACCGCCTGGTGCCCTTCGGCCTGTGGGGCGGACCCCCCAAACACGACGCTCACCACCGGATGCCCGGGACAAACTTTGCCCCGTTCTTCTCCCACTGGGACTGGCTGGGGGGGACTAACATGGTGCCCACCCCCTCCAAAGATAAATATGTTGAGGAAGGTCTGAAAGGGAAGAAGGATAAAGGAGCTTGA
- the LOC139552169 gene encoding proteinase-activated receptor 2-like gives MASSRILSYLLLLGCACATNPFQGKGRGFIGVVDPQDADRVTVSKATADTLRSSLTTVFLPIVYIVVFAVGLPTNAMAIWVFLFRTKKKHPSAIYMANLALSDLLFVIWTPLKIAYHLNGNDWIYGEGLCKVLVGFFYGNMYCSILFITCLSVQRYWGVAHPLSQQRKNNKVAVAVSVSIWAFIWLTTTPLYLYNHTAKLKDPNITTCHDVNIIHDLEDPFPDVALPYFYFVLMAGIVFLVPSVVIIFAYILLLNALGNAMADGSAGKNRRKAVVLIVTVLVTFLVCFIPSNIMLVVHYSLLKDGVVNNGYGFYITTLCLASLNSCLDPFIYYFVSEDFRDHVKNTLLCRSSRTVERMRVSFSSMKYSRKSKAYVSESGNTQSSTC, from the exons ATGGCCTCATCTCGAATACTTTCCTACTTATTGTTGCTCGGTTGCGCGTGTGCAACAAATCCGTTTCAAG GTAAAGGACGAGGGTTCATCGGGGTGGTTGACCCTCAGGATGCTGACCGTGTTACAGTGTCCAAGGCGACCGCGGACACGCTGCGGAGCAGTCTGACCACGGTGTTCCTCCCCATCGTCTACATAGTGGTGTTTGCTGTGGGGCTGCCTACCAACGCCATGGCCATCTGGGTCTTCCTGTTCAGGACCAAGAAGAAGCACCCTTCCGCCATCTACATGGCCAACCTGGCTCTGTCCGACCTGCTCTTTGTCATCTGGACTCCCCTGAAGATTGCCTACCACCTCAACGGCAACGACTGGATCTATGGAGAGGGGTTATGTAAAGTCCTGGTGGGCTTCTTCTACGGGAACATGTACTGCTCCATCCTCTTCATCACCTGTCTGAGTGTCCAGCGCTACTGGGGTGTGGCCCATCCTCTATCTCAGCAGAGGAAGAACAACAAAGTGGCGGTCGCTGTCTCCGTCTCTATCTGGGCCTTCATCTGGCTCACCACCACCCCTCTGTACCTGTACAACCACACGGCCAAGCTCAAGGACCCTAACATCACCACCTGCCATGATGTCAACATCATCCATGACCTGGAGGACCCCTTCCCTGACGTAGCGCTCCCCTACTTCTACTTCGTCCTCATGGCCGGCATCGTGTTCCTGGTCCCCTCGGTGGTCATCATCTTTGCCTACATCCTCCTCCTCAATGCTCTCGGGAACGCCATGGCGGACGGGAGCGCCGGGAAGAACCGTCGGAAAGCCGTGGTGCTGATCGTGACCGTGCTGGTCACCTTCCTGGTGTGTTTCATCCCCAGTAACATCATGCTGGTCGTCCACTACTCCCTCCTCAAAGACGGGGTGGTCAACAACGGCTACGGCTTCTACATCACCACTCTGTGTCTGGCCAGCCTCAACAGCTGCCTGGATCCCTTTATCTACTACTTTGTGTCAGAGGACTTCAGGGACCATGTGAAGAACACACTGCTGTGTAGGAGCAGCAGGACGGTGGAGAGGATGAGGGTCTCCTTCAGCTCCATGAAGTACTCCAGGAAGAGCAAGGCCTACGTGTCTGAGTCTGGGAACACACAGAGCAGTACCTGCTAG
- the LOC139552171 gene encoding proteinase-activated receptor 2-like isoform X3 gives MVLDSRLTTVFLPIVYIVVFAVGLPTNAMAIWVFLFRTKKKHPAAIYMANLALSDLLFVIWTPLKIAYHFNGNDWIYGEGLCKVLVGFFYGNMYCSILFITCLSVQRYWAIVKPLSQNRRNNEVAIGVSVTVWVGVWLMTTPLYLYDQTVKVTNLNIITCHDVTRPSQNSMAAGYFLTMGILGFVVPTVVCVVAYILMLKSLRNSMTDASITKNRHKAVVLIITVLVMFLVCFTPSNIMLLVHYSLLLAGGVNNGYGFYISTLCLAALNSCVDPFIYYFISEEFRQHVKNTLRCRSERTVERMRVSFNALKYSKKSSTYTSDSGKTQSSSC, from the coding sequence ATGGTCCTGGACAGTCGTCTGACCACGGTGTTCCTCCCCATCGTCTACATAGTGGTGTTTGCTGTGGGGCTGCCTACCAACGCCATGGCCATCTGGGTCTTCCTGTTCAGGACCAAGAAGAAGCACCCTGCCGCCATCTACATGGCCAACCTGGCTCTGTCCGACCTGCTCTTTGTCATCTGGACTCCCCTGAAGATCGCCTACCACTTCAACGGCAACGACTGGATCTATGGCGAGGGGTTATGTAAAGTCCTGGTGGGCTTCTTCTACGGGAACATGTACTGCTCCATCCTCTTCATCACCTGTCTGAGTGTCCAGCGCTACTGGGCCATTGTCAAACCACTCTCCCAGAATAGGAGAAACAACGAGGTAGCCATCGGCGTCTCTGTCACAGTCTGGGTGGGGGTCTGGCTGATGACcacccctctctacctctatgaCCAGACGGTCAAAGTGACCAACCTCAACATCATCACATGCCACGACGTCACCCGACCCAGCCAGAATAGCATGGCCGCAGGCTACTTCCTGACCATGGGAatcctgggatttgtagttccCACCGTGGTGTGCGTGGTGGCCTACATTCTGATGCTCAAGTCCCTGAGGAACTCCATGACAGATGCCAGCATCACCAAGAATCGGCACAAGGCGGTGGTGCTAATCATCACTGTGTTGGTCATGTTCCTGGTCTGTTTCACCCCCAGTAACATCATGCTGCTGGTGCACTACTCCCTCCTGCTGGCCGGAGGCGTGAACAACGGCTACGGCTTCTACATCTCCACCCTGTGTCTGGCCGCCCTCAACAGCTGCGTGGATCCATTCATTTACTACTTCATCTCAGAGGAGTTCAGGCAGCATGTGAAGAACACACTGAGATGCCGCAGTGAGAGGACGGTGGAGAGAATGAGGGTCTCGTTCAACGCTCTGAAGTACTCCAAAAAGAGTAGCACCTACACTTCCGACTCTGGGAAAACACAGAGCAGCTCCTGTTAA
- the LOC139552171 gene encoding proteinase-activated receptor 2-like isoform X2 gives MSEGEILLERVSLRTQINADAENRAFTGTESPEGVWVSQTAHMVLDSRLTTVFLPIVYIVVFAVGLPTNAMAIWVFLFRTKKKHPAAIYMANLALSDLLFVIWTPLKIAYHFNGNDWIYGEGLCKVLVGFFYGNMYCSILFITCLSVQRYWAIVKPLSQNRRNNEVAIGVSVTVWVGVWLMTTPLYLYDQTVKVTNLNIITCHDVTRPSQNSMAAGYFLTMGILGFVVPTVVCVVAYILMLKSLRNSMTDASITKNRHKAVVLIITVLVMFLVCFTPSNIMLLVHYSLLLAGGVNNGYGFYISTLCLAALNSCVDPFIYYFISEEFRQHVKNTLRCRSERTVERMRVSFNALKYSKKSSTYTSDSGKTQSSSC, from the exons atGTCTGAGGGCGAGATCCTACTAGAGCGAGTCAGCCTGAGGACACAG ATCAATGCTGATGCTGAAAACCGAGCCTTCACGGGGACCGAGTCACCGGAAGGAGTGTGGGTCTCCCAGACGGCCCACATGGTCCTGGACAGTCGTCTGACCACGGTGTTCCTCCCCATCGTCTACATAGTGGTGTTTGCTGTGGGGCTGCCTACCAACGCCATGGCCATCTGGGTCTTCCTGTTCAGGACCAAGAAGAAGCACCCTGCCGCCATCTACATGGCCAACCTGGCTCTGTCCGACCTGCTCTTTGTCATCTGGACTCCCCTGAAGATCGCCTACCACTTCAACGGCAACGACTGGATCTATGGCGAGGGGTTATGTAAAGTCCTGGTGGGCTTCTTCTACGGGAACATGTACTGCTCCATCCTCTTCATCACCTGTCTGAGTGTCCAGCGCTACTGGGCCATTGTCAAACCACTCTCCCAGAATAGGAGAAACAACGAGGTAGCCATCGGCGTCTCTGTCACAGTCTGGGTGGGGGTCTGGCTGATGACcacccctctctacctctatgaCCAGACGGTCAAAGTGACCAACCTCAACATCATCACATGCCACGACGTCACCCGACCCAGCCAGAATAGCATGGCCGCAGGCTACTTCCTGACCATGGGAatcctgggatttgtagttccCACCGTGGTGTGCGTGGTGGCCTACATTCTGATGCTCAAGTCCCTGAGGAACTCCATGACAGATGCCAGCATCACCAAGAATCGGCACAAGGCGGTGGTGCTAATCATCACTGTGTTGGTCATGTTCCTGGTCTGTTTCACCCCCAGTAACATCATGCTGCTGGTGCACTACTCCCTCCTGCTGGCCGGAGGCGTGAACAACGGCTACGGCTTCTACATCTCCACCCTGTGTCTGGCCGCCCTCAACAGCTGCGTGGATCCATTCATTTACTACTTCATCTCAGAGGAGTTCAGGCAGCATGTGAAGAACACACTGAGATGCCGCAGTGAGAGGACGGTGGAGAGAATGAGGGTCTCGTTCAACGCTCTGAAGTACTCCAAAAAGAGTAGCACCTACACTTCCGACTCTGGGAAAACACAGAGCAGCTCCTGTTAA
- the LOC139552171 gene encoding proteinase-activated receptor 2-like isoform X1 encodes MTPHRFFFLPTCYVRAGCGTSSIVSCRQKESTNKRAVGIQHSSYIANRLLLDPFVEVNMSFKPHCLKLIFLLACAEHCLSQETEQINADAENRAFTGTESPEGVWVSQTAHMVLDSRLTTVFLPIVYIVVFAVGLPTNAMAIWVFLFRTKKKHPAAIYMANLALSDLLFVIWTPLKIAYHFNGNDWIYGEGLCKVLVGFFYGNMYCSILFITCLSVQRYWAIVKPLSQNRRNNEVAIGVSVTVWVGVWLMTTPLYLYDQTVKVTNLNIITCHDVTRPSQNSMAAGYFLTMGILGFVVPTVVCVVAYILMLKSLRNSMTDASITKNRHKAVVLIITVLVMFLVCFTPSNIMLLVHYSLLLAGGVNNGYGFYISTLCLAALNSCVDPFIYYFISEEFRQHVKNTLRCRSERTVERMRVSFNALKYSKKSSTYTSDSGKTQSSSC; translated from the exons ATGACACCACACaggtttttttttcttcccaccTGTTATGTGAGGGCGGGATGTGGTACTTCCTCGATAGTGTCATGCAGACAGAAGGAATCCACAAACAAACGCGCCGTCGGCATTCAACACTCTTCATACATCGCAAATAGATTGTTGTTGGATCCTTTTGTGGAAGTTAACATGAGTTTTAAGCCACATTGTTTGAAACTTATATTTTTATTGGCCTGTGCCGAGCACTGTCTGTCTCAGGAAACTG aGCAGATCAATGCTGATGCTGAAAACCGAGCCTTCACGGGGACCGAGTCACCGGAAGGAGTGTGGGTCTCCCAGACGGCCCACATGGTCCTGGACAGTCGTCTGACCACGGTGTTCCTCCCCATCGTCTACATAGTGGTGTTTGCTGTGGGGCTGCCTACCAACGCCATGGCCATCTGGGTCTTCCTGTTCAGGACCAAGAAGAAGCACCCTGCCGCCATCTACATGGCCAACCTGGCTCTGTCCGACCTGCTCTTTGTCATCTGGACTCCCCTGAAGATCGCCTACCACTTCAACGGCAACGACTGGATCTATGGCGAGGGGTTATGTAAAGTCCTGGTGGGCTTCTTCTACGGGAACATGTACTGCTCCATCCTCTTCATCACCTGTCTGAGTGTCCAGCGCTACTGGGCCATTGTCAAACCACTCTCCCAGAATAGGAGAAACAACGAGGTAGCCATCGGCGTCTCTGTCACAGTCTGGGTGGGGGTCTGGCTGATGACcacccctctctacctctatgaCCAGACGGTCAAAGTGACCAACCTCAACATCATCACATGCCACGACGTCACCCGACCCAGCCAGAATAGCATGGCCGCAGGCTACTTCCTGACCATGGGAatcctgggatttgtagttccCACCGTGGTGTGCGTGGTGGCCTACATTCTGATGCTCAAGTCCCTGAGGAACTCCATGACAGATGCCAGCATCACCAAGAATCGGCACAAGGCGGTGGTGCTAATCATCACTGTGTTGGTCATGTTCCTGGTCTGTTTCACCCCCAGTAACATCATGCTGCTGGTGCACTACTCCCTCCTGCTGGCCGGAGGCGTGAACAACGGCTACGGCTTCTACATCTCCACCCTGTGTCTGGCCGCCCTCAACAGCTGCGTGGATCCATTCATTTACTACTTCATCTCAGAGGAGTTCAGGCAGCATGTGAAGAACACACTGAGATGCCGCAGTGAGAGGACGGTGGAGAGAATGAGGGTCTCGTTCAACGCTCTGAAGTACTCCAAAAAGAGTAGCACCTACACTTCCGACTCTGGGAAAACACAGAGCAGCTCCTGTTAA
- the LOC139552170 gene encoding proteinase-activated receptor 1-like produces the protein MLYKRFLILAAVHAASSAVYNGSSIVRTFARRLVTEWPLVTDEHIDLDLLDYYPNEDRNGPGGRLNIGSAPGQRVGFINGSRLGQVELGSVRNVTGVWSYAISVTANDFLTGRLSTIFIPTLYSVVFLISVPLNTVAMLSFARRSRPMKPAVIYMLNLAAADLLFTLLLPFKIVYHYSGNDWGFGEGMCRLVTAAFYCNMYSSILLMTCISVDRLLAVAYPINSLAWRSPCNAALACSSMWVLAVGGSLPLVLSQQTVYYDPLGITTCHDIQDLKLLEGRYLFFFPILSCTLYFLPLFVTVTCYSRVVQVLNRAPRGVIGRSRQKARAVVMVVIVLVVFVICFTPTNAILLAHYLQIGGRVAGEPDATHVAYLVSLCVGSISCCLDPLVYYFGSSRCQRQLAGALGCRVAAEGGKNLASSSGSSRTSTRISKVDAFQASLSSQYKKLLV, from the exons ATGTTGTATAAACGTTTTCTTATCCTGGCAGCCGTGCATGCGGCGTCGTCCGCGGTTTATAACG GCAGCTCCATCGTTAGGACCTTTGCCAGGAGATTAGTCACGGAATGGCCCCTGGTCACAGACGAGCATATAGATCTGGACCTGCTGGACTACTACCCAAACGAAGACAGAAATGGGCCCGGAGGCAGACTTAACATTGGATCTGCACCAGGACAGAGAGTTGGGTTTATTAACGGGTCCAGACTGGGACAGGTGGAACTGGGCTCGGTCAGGAATGTTACAGGAGTCTGGTCTTACGCTATCTCTGTTACGGCCAACGACTTCCTCACAGGCCGTCTGTCCACCATCTTCATCCCGACGCTTTACAGCGTCGTCTTCCTCATCAGCGTGCCCCTCAACACTGTTGCCATGTTGTCCTTTGCCCGACGGAGCCGGCCCATGAAGCCGGCGGTGATCTACATGCTGAACCTGGCGGCCGCTGACCTCCTGTTCACCCTACTGTTGCCCTTCAAGATCGTCTACCACTACAGTGGCAACGACTGGGGCTTCGGCGAGGGGATGTGCCGCCTGGTCACCGCCGCCTTCTACTGCAACATgtactcctccatcctccttaTGACCTGTATCAGTGTGGACCGCCTGCTGGCCGTGGCCTACCCCATCAACTCCCTGGCCTGGAGGAGTCCATGTAACGCAGCCCTGGCCTGCAGCTCCATGTGGGTCCTGGCTGTGGGCGGCTCGCTGCCCCTGGTCCTCTCACAGCAGACGGTCTACTACGACCCACTGGGCATAACCACCTGCCATGACATCCAGGACCTGAAGCTGTTAGAGGGGCGCTACCTCTTCTTCTTCCCCATTCTCTCCTGCACCCTCTACTTCCTGCCGCTGTTCGTCACGGTGACCTGCTACTCCCGGGTGGTGCAGGTGCTCAACAGGGCTCCACGCGGCGTCATAG GTCGTTCAAGGCAGAAGGCACGAGCAGTGGTGATGGTGGTCATCGTGCTGGTGGTGTTTGTGATCTGTTTCACGCCCACCAACGCCATCCTCCTGGCTCACTACCTCCAGATTGGTGGGCGGGTGGCGGGGGAGCCGGACGCCACTCACGTGGCCTAcctggtgtctctgtgtgtggggagCATAAGCTGCTGCCTGGACCCCCTGGTCTACTACTTTGGCTCATCCCGGTGCCAGAGGCAGCTTGCGGGGGCTCTGGGGTGCCGGGTGGCAGCAGAGGGAGGGAAGAATCTGGCCTCATCCTCTGGTTCTTCCAGGACCAGCACCAGGATAAGTAAGGTGGATGCCTTCCAGGCCAGCCTCAGCAGCCAGTACAAGAAACTCCTGGTCTGA